A window of the Phaseolus vulgaris cultivar G19833 chromosome 5, P. vulgaris v2.0, whole genome shotgun sequence genome harbors these coding sequences:
- the LOC137834184 gene encoding uncharacterized protein, producing the protein MKWWHSYGTDICYNKRPPVVSWNNLVECMRFRFVPPHFRKDLMLKLQQFQQGTLSVDAYFKELETLLLKVDLRKSEEALIARFVSGLRRDIQDVVELQEYSSLGSLVHLAMKVEGQIAKRNAFKNSPNDGYYNNSWKNRKSFSKTPSKESSFKPKESRPSTSTPKSPIKLSSKKCFKCMGYGHIAANCPSKRNMFVHNGIIISEHDSDSPKHSSHSRSSSEHESESPLEGDLLVVRRLLGQEFHDVFQDPLKGLPPLIGIEHQIDLIPRSSLPNRPAYRTNPSETREIRQQIEDLIVKEFLGFVVSKQGVHVDQSKVVAIQNWPTPTNVNDVRSFHGLASFYRRFVPNFGTIAAALNDIVKKDVVFKWGEAQQKAFDVL; encoded by the exons atgaaatggtggcatagctATGGAACGGACATTTGCTAcaacaagagacctcccgtggtctcttggaacaaTTTGGTTGAGTGTATGCGCTTTAGGTTTgtaccaccacactttaggaaagacctcatgttgaagctccaacagtttcaacaaggcacactAAGTGTGGATGCATATTTCAAAGAATTGGAAACGCTTTTGCTTAAGGTTGATTTGAGAAAGAGTGAGGAAGCcttgatagctaggtttgtaagtggtctaaggagggatattcaagatgttgttgagcttcaagagtattcatctttaggatctttggttcatcttgcaatgaaggttgagggCCAAATTGCTAAAAGAAATGCTTTTAAAaattctcccaatgatggttactacaacaactcttggaaaaatagaaaatctttttccaaaactccttctaaagagtcttctttcaaacctaagGAATCTAGGCCTTCGACTTCCACCCCTAAATCTCCAATTAAAttgtctagtaagaaatgctttaagtgtatgggttatggtcacattgcggctaattgtccttctaagaggaatatgtttgtgcataatggcattataattagtgagcatgattcggattcacctAAGCATTCTTCACATTCTAGATCATCTAGTGAGCATGAAagtgagagtccacttgaaggagatttgttggttgtgagaagacttcttggacaa gagtttcatgatgtgtttcaagatcctctaaaaggacttccacctttgatagggattgagcaccaaattgatttaattccGAGATCTTCTTTACCCAATCGTCCGGCTTATAGGACAAATCCAAGTGAGACTagggaaattcgccaacaaattGAGGATTTAATTGTTAAAG aattcctagggtttgttgtgagtaaacaaggggtgcatgtagatcaatcTAAGGtagtggccattcaaaattggccaacACCTACCAATGTGAATGATGTCCGAAGTTTCCATggtcttgcttctttttatagaagatttgtacccAACTTCGGTACCATAGCTGCAGCTCTCAATGATATAgtaaaaaaggatgtggtttttaagtggggagaagcacaacaaaaagcttttgatgttttataa